The Helianthus annuus cultivar XRQ/B chromosome 16, HanXRQr2.0-SUNRISE, whole genome shotgun sequence genome includes a window with the following:
- the LOC110915572 gene encoding protein SCAR2 isoform X1, whose amino-acid sequence MPINRYQIRNVYSLADPELYKASDKDDPEALLEGVAMAGLVGVLRQLGDLAEFAAEIFHDLHEEVMATAARGHGLLVRVQQLESAIPPIERAFLSQTSHSAFFLNSGAHWHPNQRTTQNLITTGDLPRFVMDSYEECRGPPRLFLLDKFDVGGAGACLKRYTDPSIFKVEASSYEVEIAETQREKKIRQTKKKGSRWKGGETPEVSQSSHAKLHQLFLEERVQTGATEAARRVKLKKRPNKFPLDSESGESYMNKLLDSASRAHEVAAAPSNGSRLGDGNVMESALGSPMKNTRSCVSSRKIAESQPSNNDDLEVDNNQTTVDNEIRTDGLQNAYPSEDFASETDNYMDALATMESEVETSITMRTYSDANKHQLRSQLSDSLSVENSTVSNDGNNSITKGISVSGNSDTMSTSTENASPVGADSPSQPFACVEIPFRPRTTPITDNIPVTENPGHDITNDTYIDVSKVSIVDQVASFEEGTLDTNEACSDHTEKLDTSRKSDDHQIYTKDTAKCISEHSDVLPVADGLSSFSFVKNLKGDLDDKHPNDSSIPMSLLPNILETTKNQTRYDLENRSTDSVVSSSQSVISRVDELSSDTTFNDNNSVTEEQLKDKGEGVLVISDQAEARVSYSSGHETESHNSEIESVTVAAANKNECVDDSVLKDGTGIESKESEIELAYSDDKGLGDDTKLERIEADSVNSDMETHCAVVLHVDVDRHDDNDHAVSEQDSKESGEKEEVDIPLLNSKVVQNHNHSFLAEMDQNQEIVLPEPCVSNAQLIDSAHEATAFTESDDDLESKTPNHIDILEDKVDRSSSQLHMQLPLGTEGSQLDSLTQVDHETHIETHLQDSPSFSESVLVSEQRPTMELSSHDIISDQDDIVAPCDHESNVFTEADHDLESKSFNHGDHVDVSEASAQSSLVEDKVDQLHVPVSEKSSTMELSTHDINLFDQVKHQSSPVSSGFDILPQLPPVKVEDPPPLPPLPPMQWRMRKLQDSLSTPTNGGQHSGNHFPPFFSSTSVQSPEVVGQSTIDEPINVDTENNKNSHTQHNEVKSAENLVPQAAAVDPHQMPTVSYQEVFWPSSSPYPLPPILDEMQINIRPMKIQRPRSPLIDAVAAHDKTKLRKVSDRDTIHIPKGDEKDTLLDQIRAKSVNLKPAVQTRPSIQGPTTNLRVAAILEKANAIRQAFAGSDDDDSDNWSDS is encoded by the exons ATGCCGATCAATAGATATCAGATACGAAATGTATATAGTTTAGCCGATCCAGAACTGTACAAAGCATCTGATAAAGATGATCCTGAAGCTTTGCTTGAAGGTGTCGCCATGGCCGGTCTCGTTGGTGTTCTCCGTCAGCTCGGTGACCTAGCAGA GTTTGCTGCTGAGATTTTCCATGACTTGCATGAAGAAGTGATGGCAACTGCTGCTCGTGGCCATGGTCTACTGGTACGTGTTCAGCAGCTTGAATCCGCAATTCCTCCAATTGAAAGGGCATTTCTGTCCCAAACATCCCATTCAGCATTTTTCCTCAATTCAG GTGCTCATTGGCATCCTAATCAACGAACAACACAGAATCTTATCACTACGGGAGATTTACCTCGATTTGTCATGGACTCTTATGAAGAATGCCGTGGTCCACCTCGATTATTTCTTCTAGACAA gtttgatgttggtggtgCTGGTGCATGCTTAAAACGCTACACTGATCCTTCAATTTTTAAAGTGGAAGCATCATCATATGAAGTTGAAATTGCTGAAACCCAGAGGGAGAAAAAGATCCGCCAGACGAAG AAAAAAGGATCAAGATGGAAAGGTGGAGAGACTCCTGAGGTTTCACAGTCTTCACATGCCAA GCTCCATCAGTTATTCCTGGAGGAACGAGTTCAGACTGGTGCAACTGAAGCTGCACGCCGTGTGAAACTGAAGAAAAGGCCAAACAAATTTCCTCTCGACTCAGAAAGCGGAGAAAGTTACATGAACAAGTTGTTAGATTCTGCATCACGTGCCCATGAAGTTGCTGCTGCTCCCTCTAATGGATCAAGGCTTGGCGATGGTAACGTAATGGAGTCAGCTTTGGGCTCACCAATGAAAAACACAAGGTCATGTGTATCTTCGAGGAAAATAGCTGAAAGTCAGCCTTCAAATAATGATGATCTTGAGGTAGATAATAATCAAACAACAGTTGATAATGAAATACGCACAGATGGTCTTCAAAATGCCTATCCATCTGAGGATTTTGCAAGTGAGACCGACAACTACATGGATGCTCTTGCTACAATGGAGTCAGAGGTTGAAACAAGCATAACTATGAGAACATATTCTGATGCCAACAAACATCAACTCCGATCTCAATTATCAGATTCTCTATCAGTAGAGAATTCAACTGTATCCAATGATGGGAATAATTCAATCACCAAGGGAATATCTGTTTCTGGGAATTCTGATACTATGAGCACTTCAACTGAAAATGCATCACCAGTTGGTGCTGATTCACCTTCTCAACCCTTTGCATGCGTTGAGATTCCCTTTCGTCCACGAACTACACCCATTACTGATAACATTCCTGTGACCGAAAATCCAGGCCATGATATCACAAATGATACTTATATTGATGTGAGCAAGGTGTCAATTGTGGATCAAGTAGCAAGTTTCGAAGAAGGTACATTAGATACAAATGAAGCGTGCTCAGACCATACTGAAAAGCTTGATACTTCAAGAAAAAGTGATGACCATCAAATCTATACGAAAGATACTGCTAAGTGTATATCTGAACACTCAGACGTTCTTCCAGTGGCTGATGGTCTATCTTCTTTTTCTTTTGTCAAAAATCTTAAGGGGGATTTAGACGATAAGCATCCTAATGACAGCTCTATCCCTATGAGTCTTCTTCCAAACATCTTGGAGACAACCAAGAATCAAACCAGATATGATTTGGAGAATCGGAGTACAGATTCAGTTGTTAGTTCGTCACAATCAGTTATCTCTCGTGTAGATGAGCTGTCCAGTGACACTACTTTCAATGATAATAATTctgtaactgaagaacagttaaaAGATAAAGGAGAAGGCGTGTTGGTTATATCTGATCAAGCAGAAGCTAGAGTCTCATATTCTAGTGGGCATGAGACAGAATCACATAACTCAGAAATTGAATCTGTAACTGTTGCTGCTGCTAATAAAAATGAATGTGTTGATGATTCTGTTCTCAAAGATGGAACCGGAATAGAATCCAAGGAGAGTGAAATAGAATTAGCATATTCTGATGATAAGGGTCTTGGAGATGATACTAAATTGGAGCGAATAGAAGCAGATTCTGTTAACTCTGATATGGAAACACATTGTGCTGTTGTTCTCCATGTTGATGTTGATAGGCATGATGATAATGATCATGCTGTTTCTGAACAAGATTCTAAGGAATCTGGTGAAAAGGAGGAAGTTGATATCCCGTTGTTAAATTCAAAAGTCGTGCAGAATCATAATCATTCTTTTCTTGCAGAAATGGATCAAAATCAAGAAATTGTTTTACCTGAACCTTGTGTTTCAAATGCACAATTAATTGATAGTGCTCATGAAGCAACTGCATTCACAGAATCCGATGATGACTTGGAATCTAAAACTCCAAATCACATTGATATACTAGAAGATAAGGTTGACCGATCCAGCAGTCAACTTCATATGCAATTACCTCTTGGAACCGAGGGCTCTCAGTTGGATTCTCTGACCCAAGTAGATCATGAAACACACATTGAAACTCATTTACAAGACTCGCCATCCTTTTCTGAATCAGTACTGGTTTCTGAACAACGACCTACAATGGAGTTAAGCAGTCATGACATAATCTCTGACCAAGATGACATCGTTGCGCCATGTGATCACGAATCAAATGTGTTCACCGAAGCTGACCATGACTTAGAATCTAAATCTTTCAACCATGGTGATCACGTTGATGTTTCTGAAGCCTCTGCACAATCATCTCTTGTGGAAGATAAGGTTGACCAACTTCATGTACCTGTATCTGAAAAATCATCTACAATGGAGTTAAGCACTCATGACATCAACCTCTTTGACCAAGTCAAACACCAATCATCTCCAGTGTCTTCTGGTTTTGACATACTTCCCCAGTTACCGCCAGTCAAAGTGGAAGATCCGCCACCATTGCCGCCTCTTCCGCCTATGCAATGGAGGATGAGAAAGCTTCAGGATTCTTTGTCAACTCCAACAAATGGTGGTCAACATAGTGGCAATCACTTCCCTCCATTTTTCTCATCCACATCCGTTCAAAGCCCCGAGGTGGTTGGTCAGTCAACAATAGACGAGCCTATAAATGTGGATACTGAGAATAATAAAAACTCACACACACAGCACAATGAAGTAAAATCTGCTGAAAACTTGGTGCCACAAGCAGCAGCAGTTGATCCACATCAAATGCCAACAGTTTCTTACCAAGAAGTTTTCTGGCCATCTTCAAGCCCGTATCCGCTTCCTCCCATTCTTGATGAAATGCAAATAAATATTCGACCTATGAAAATACAGCGACCTCGCAGTCCTCTAATTGATGCAGTTGCTGCTCATGACAAAACCAAA TTGAGGAAGGTCTCAGATCGAGACACAATTCACATACCAAAGGGAGACGAAAAAGATACTTTACTGGATCAGATACGGGCAAAG TCCGTCAACTTGAAACCAGCCGTCCAGACTAGGCCAAGCATTCAGGGTCCTACTACCAATTTGAGAGTAGCTGCTATTCTAGAGAAAGCAAATGCCATTCGCCAG GCGTTCGCTGGAAGTGACGATGATGACAGTGACAATTGGAGTGACTCATGA
- the LOC110915572 gene encoding protein SCAR2 isoform X2, with amino-acid sequence MATAARGHGLLVRVQQLESAIPPIERAFLSQTSHSAFFLNSGAHWHPNQRTTQNLITTGDLPRFVMDSYEECRGPPRLFLLDKFDVGGAGACLKRYTDPSIFKVEASSYEVEIAETQREKKIRQTKKKGSRWKGGETPEVSQSSHAKLHQLFLEERVQTGATEAARRVKLKKRPNKFPLDSESGESYMNKLLDSASRAHEVAAAPSNGSRLGDGNVMESALGSPMKNTRSCVSSRKIAESQPSNNDDLEVDNNQTTVDNEIRTDGLQNAYPSEDFASETDNYMDALATMESEVETSITMRTYSDANKHQLRSQLSDSLSVENSTVSNDGNNSITKGISVSGNSDTMSTSTENASPVGADSPSQPFACVEIPFRPRTTPITDNIPVTENPGHDITNDTYIDVSKVSIVDQVASFEEGTLDTNEACSDHTEKLDTSRKSDDHQIYTKDTAKCISEHSDVLPVADGLSSFSFVKNLKGDLDDKHPNDSSIPMSLLPNILETTKNQTRYDLENRSTDSVVSSSQSVISRVDELSSDTTFNDNNSVTEEQLKDKGEGVLVISDQAEARVSYSSGHETESHNSEIESVTVAAANKNECVDDSVLKDGTGIESKESEIELAYSDDKGLGDDTKLERIEADSVNSDMETHCAVVLHVDVDRHDDNDHAVSEQDSKESGEKEEVDIPLLNSKVVQNHNHSFLAEMDQNQEIVLPEPCVSNAQLIDSAHEATAFTESDDDLESKTPNHIDILEDKVDRSSSQLHMQLPLGTEGSQLDSLTQVDHETHIETHLQDSPSFSESVLVSEQRPTMELSSHDIISDQDDIVAPCDHESNVFTEADHDLESKSFNHGDHVDVSEASAQSSLVEDKVDQLHVPVSEKSSTMELSTHDINLFDQVKHQSSPVSSGFDILPQLPPVKVEDPPPLPPLPPMQWRMRKLQDSLSTPTNGGQHSGNHFPPFFSSTSVQSPEVVGQSTIDEPINVDTENNKNSHTQHNEVKSAENLVPQAAAVDPHQMPTVSYQEVFWPSSSPYPLPPILDEMQINIRPMKIQRPRSPLIDAVAAHDKTKLRKVSDRDTIHIPKGDEKDTLLDQIRAKSVNLKPAVQTRPSIQGPTTNLRVAAILEKANAIRQAFAGSDDDDSDNWSDS; translated from the exons ATGGCAACTGCTGCTCGTGGCCATGGTCTACTGGTACGTGTTCAGCAGCTTGAATCCGCAATTCCTCCAATTGAAAGGGCATTTCTGTCCCAAACATCCCATTCAGCATTTTTCCTCAATTCAG GTGCTCATTGGCATCCTAATCAACGAACAACACAGAATCTTATCACTACGGGAGATTTACCTCGATTTGTCATGGACTCTTATGAAGAATGCCGTGGTCCACCTCGATTATTTCTTCTAGACAA gtttgatgttggtggtgCTGGTGCATGCTTAAAACGCTACACTGATCCTTCAATTTTTAAAGTGGAAGCATCATCATATGAAGTTGAAATTGCTGAAACCCAGAGGGAGAAAAAGATCCGCCAGACGAAG AAAAAAGGATCAAGATGGAAAGGTGGAGAGACTCCTGAGGTTTCACAGTCTTCACATGCCAA GCTCCATCAGTTATTCCTGGAGGAACGAGTTCAGACTGGTGCAACTGAAGCTGCACGCCGTGTGAAACTGAAGAAAAGGCCAAACAAATTTCCTCTCGACTCAGAAAGCGGAGAAAGTTACATGAACAAGTTGTTAGATTCTGCATCACGTGCCCATGAAGTTGCTGCTGCTCCCTCTAATGGATCAAGGCTTGGCGATGGTAACGTAATGGAGTCAGCTTTGGGCTCACCAATGAAAAACACAAGGTCATGTGTATCTTCGAGGAAAATAGCTGAAAGTCAGCCTTCAAATAATGATGATCTTGAGGTAGATAATAATCAAACAACAGTTGATAATGAAATACGCACAGATGGTCTTCAAAATGCCTATCCATCTGAGGATTTTGCAAGTGAGACCGACAACTACATGGATGCTCTTGCTACAATGGAGTCAGAGGTTGAAACAAGCATAACTATGAGAACATATTCTGATGCCAACAAACATCAACTCCGATCTCAATTATCAGATTCTCTATCAGTAGAGAATTCAACTGTATCCAATGATGGGAATAATTCAATCACCAAGGGAATATCTGTTTCTGGGAATTCTGATACTATGAGCACTTCAACTGAAAATGCATCACCAGTTGGTGCTGATTCACCTTCTCAACCCTTTGCATGCGTTGAGATTCCCTTTCGTCCACGAACTACACCCATTACTGATAACATTCCTGTGACCGAAAATCCAGGCCATGATATCACAAATGATACTTATATTGATGTGAGCAAGGTGTCAATTGTGGATCAAGTAGCAAGTTTCGAAGAAGGTACATTAGATACAAATGAAGCGTGCTCAGACCATACTGAAAAGCTTGATACTTCAAGAAAAAGTGATGACCATCAAATCTATACGAAAGATACTGCTAAGTGTATATCTGAACACTCAGACGTTCTTCCAGTGGCTGATGGTCTATCTTCTTTTTCTTTTGTCAAAAATCTTAAGGGGGATTTAGACGATAAGCATCCTAATGACAGCTCTATCCCTATGAGTCTTCTTCCAAACATCTTGGAGACAACCAAGAATCAAACCAGATATGATTTGGAGAATCGGAGTACAGATTCAGTTGTTAGTTCGTCACAATCAGTTATCTCTCGTGTAGATGAGCTGTCCAGTGACACTACTTTCAATGATAATAATTctgtaactgaagaacagttaaaAGATAAAGGAGAAGGCGTGTTGGTTATATCTGATCAAGCAGAAGCTAGAGTCTCATATTCTAGTGGGCATGAGACAGAATCACATAACTCAGAAATTGAATCTGTAACTGTTGCTGCTGCTAATAAAAATGAATGTGTTGATGATTCTGTTCTCAAAGATGGAACCGGAATAGAATCCAAGGAGAGTGAAATAGAATTAGCATATTCTGATGATAAGGGTCTTGGAGATGATACTAAATTGGAGCGAATAGAAGCAGATTCTGTTAACTCTGATATGGAAACACATTGTGCTGTTGTTCTCCATGTTGATGTTGATAGGCATGATGATAATGATCATGCTGTTTCTGAACAAGATTCTAAGGAATCTGGTGAAAAGGAGGAAGTTGATATCCCGTTGTTAAATTCAAAAGTCGTGCAGAATCATAATCATTCTTTTCTTGCAGAAATGGATCAAAATCAAGAAATTGTTTTACCTGAACCTTGTGTTTCAAATGCACAATTAATTGATAGTGCTCATGAAGCAACTGCATTCACAGAATCCGATGATGACTTGGAATCTAAAACTCCAAATCACATTGATATACTAGAAGATAAGGTTGACCGATCCAGCAGTCAACTTCATATGCAATTACCTCTTGGAACCGAGGGCTCTCAGTTGGATTCTCTGACCCAAGTAGATCATGAAACACACATTGAAACTCATTTACAAGACTCGCCATCCTTTTCTGAATCAGTACTGGTTTCTGAACAACGACCTACAATGGAGTTAAGCAGTCATGACATAATCTCTGACCAAGATGACATCGTTGCGCCATGTGATCACGAATCAAATGTGTTCACCGAAGCTGACCATGACTTAGAATCTAAATCTTTCAACCATGGTGATCACGTTGATGTTTCTGAAGCCTCTGCACAATCATCTCTTGTGGAAGATAAGGTTGACCAACTTCATGTACCTGTATCTGAAAAATCATCTACAATGGAGTTAAGCACTCATGACATCAACCTCTTTGACCAAGTCAAACACCAATCATCTCCAGTGTCTTCTGGTTTTGACATACTTCCCCAGTTACCGCCAGTCAAAGTGGAAGATCCGCCACCATTGCCGCCTCTTCCGCCTATGCAATGGAGGATGAGAAAGCTTCAGGATTCTTTGTCAACTCCAACAAATGGTGGTCAACATAGTGGCAATCACTTCCCTCCATTTTTCTCATCCACATCCGTTCAAAGCCCCGAGGTGGTTGGTCAGTCAACAATAGACGAGCCTATAAATGTGGATACTGAGAATAATAAAAACTCACACACACAGCACAATGAAGTAAAATCTGCTGAAAACTTGGTGCCACAAGCAGCAGCAGTTGATCCACATCAAATGCCAACAGTTTCTTACCAAGAAGTTTTCTGGCCATCTTCAAGCCCGTATCCGCTTCCTCCCATTCTTGATGAAATGCAAATAAATATTCGACCTATGAAAATACAGCGACCTCGCAGTCCTCTAATTGATGCAGTTGCTGCTCATGACAAAACCAAA TTGAGGAAGGTCTCAGATCGAGACACAATTCACATACCAAAGGGAGACGAAAAAGATACTTTACTGGATCAGATACGGGCAAAG TCCGTCAACTTGAAACCAGCCGTCCAGACTAGGCCAAGCATTCAGGGTCCTACTACCAATTTGAGAGTAGCTGCTATTCTAGAGAAAGCAAATGCCATTCGCCAG GCGTTCGCTGGAAGTGACGATGATGACAGTGACAATTGGAGTGACTCATGA